The Cloeon dipterum chromosome 3, ieCloDipt1.1, whole genome shotgun sequence genome includes a region encoding these proteins:
- the LOC135938831 gene encoding protein dopey-1-like isoform X1, whose product MSGTVEEEFQLMSKDPKYRSYTAAVDKALKSFEFTSEWADLISSLGKLTKVLLAHTKFQVVPKRIKIGKRLAQCLHPALPSGVHLKALECYDVILKCMGTARLSRDLFVWASGLFPLLPHAAITVRPALLSLYETHFVPLGPRLVPALPGLLCGLLPALEEGSDHFARTSGLLDLVCDAVGKDSFYACLWDVLASHSSVRLPAVSFVLARFERRKPLEEQKHLVGPTESLCLALQDSSVLVQRAVLDLLLQALPLDRVPQEEAAALVTAALGALLRRDASLNRRLFAWLLAADFEKHLLAAVTAALATEDEDFLKPFRLLVSLLDRPELGGKIVDQALPDVLRKLYGHEDGPNRLKAASLVFGALEPDHVWRLAGTLFETAAENPSEPSKDVKTVGSGIPDVHEASALTLFLLKTVALDAYADTPTHHLPSLFLRILAALSKHCERLHPSELAAGLSLCRQVLERVQPGGVGRLNDQDERTSEVSVGSEVRETDAAPDLTSAASEELDDDDSTLVELSDSLEAEALLASNSTTETTASMPVIVVNHEEGASESTSLPVYTETEETTRQQTWPEVTQEIKQPAPLIAECLTQFQEFFVRLVAKRVVTENTDITSAFQHLLNEDIFGHNDLEARLQECLGQAASSTRLTRPGRATINSPLAIAREDWPQEAFIEACRLLVELSSFPSLGTQPLEMPSSLESPSAWLQSLLVLTAGLPKPHALRLLAASTLLDLLALLQAVPANQETSTGTVAVVIRPPLTPQQVEFIAKRTSVFPTATKLLWEDLGASSPADHLQCSNLLLRLHNALPDCDIVEDVLALALTAEHDSQEAAEAFERFSTLWHLSREPSDTPNTRCLDRCLFKMLDNLKRSPGPLRLQAQAWLQQALLRGDTGRLLEPLLMVLLAPGSARLGLRHATVSHSSTVLGRQHSAAKILAVTSQDGHIVYHVSDRSNPVVARRLYAVSRLIGAEDGHCISEGNILRAVEKPLEVSLTVNPMPEGDEVEGVLQDLISAVEAQEPRTPSCTVHSMHSHFLLYCQVYDARRVLYAIDAVRGLLLAAPRSFLSSTASTGLALAGGRGPALVTLLARHAQAANSGQSFSGELAAEWMASARSSMFLEAVVSSLLWYTRSFYPNLGQARLTETELSANRQVQLAAAELLTLILTELAALARDGGRGLGQYLGDLLQRCRLPQTALSLLLASVHRPRQESFTEEILIFNLCGGTANCPQRPPAHEEASQSQLLRLVLALVVLEEQAAKRAATSSAEGATAPTGHRLTYVPGLPVPQQPKFVAAVSAALKAEHSGHLHQSWTSMLTAALPYMGPALPHVVLNAASLVCTNLERVATFYSEIGPQHCCLPAQYVTTQFEALAALLHFCLLESAAAAFQEAPKGESLTEARRSVLANMHRFVACAVRLWTAVSNASSEGHVLGSPRSIRQQIAHFLGPVALHHSNAFVAAIAAVAASNGSGQDELVDLVSSIRVLPLEKLVTTAASVLKQPPQLGQSIEVSLLQFIDCYLQRATPAQLADSWSSLLSLLRDCAALVPPTPFMALDLLGSILPQVSVDKKDAKPVQDTVAKLVETCSGLAASGLEQTTWLRRNLAVRTEEESLDHSVAALAALATTLAQLLDVAFGSQDKERAATLLAGVLTHVFPYLRNHSVRNAPAFRACSQLLAAVAAFQYTRRAWRREALELLLDPAFFQMEPKCMASWRAIVDSLMDAATFRELLARVGVAQGGLFTSKEQEWEQRAQLLKRLAFVLLCGERDQYHRQMPDIQERLSDCLRMPQAGPTLHAQVFLCFRVLLLRMSAHHVTSLWPVVISELVQAMMHMEHQLAGDRDNCLNNSQLRLLSGLDAAWALDDGLSPSSGQPAWLSLQLAACKLLDLMLAVPASTLPQFTMYRWAFVADFDNNHLGPGQQGPDFVPHVVRLSRLLDNQAPDSMPSMDAYPGDPLLRQSSIQSLHQLQGFFSALASGRRTSIEVHNWDPVALEEALEIDFLDPLPSK is encoded by the exons ATGAGTGGTACGGTGGAGGAAGAATTCCAGTTGATGTCCAAGGACCCCAAATATCGCAG CTACACTGCCGCTGTCGACAAGGCCCTTAAATCGTTCGAGTTCACGTCAGAATGGGCCGACTTGATCTCGTCGCTTGGCAAACTGACCAAGGTCCTCTTGGCACACACCAAGTTTCAG GTTGTGCCGAAGCGGATCAAAATAGGAAAACGCCTGGCGCAATGTCTGCACCCCGCTCTGCCCTCCGGAGTGCACCTAAAGGCCCTCGAGTGCTATGACGTCATCCTTAAGTGTATGGGCACCGCCCGACTCAGCAGGGATCTCTTTGTGTGGGCGTCCGGACTGTTTCCGCTACTGCCGCACGCGGCCATCACCGTCCGGCCTGCTCTGTTGTCCCTCTACGAAACCCATTTCGTGCCCCTGGGCCCTCGGCTCGTGCCGGCCCTGCCAGGGCTGCTGTGCGGACTGCTGCCCGCCCTGGAGGAGGGCTCAGACCACTTCGCCCGCACCTCCGGCCTCCTGGACCTCGTCTGTGACGCAGTCGGCAAAGACTCGTTTTACGCATGCCTCTGGGACGTGCTCGCATCTCACTCTTCg GTCAGATTGCCGGCAGTTAGTTTCGTCCTGGCGAGGTTTGAGCGGCGGAAACCTCTGGAGGAGCAGAAACACCTCGTGGGGCCTACAGAATCTCTTTGCCTCGCCTTGCAGGACTCGAGCGTGCTTGTCCAGCGAGCCGTTCTGGACCTACTCCTTCAGGCCCTCCCGCTGGACCGAGTGCCCCAGGAGGAGGCTGCAGCCCTCGTGACCGCAGCACTGGGCGCACTTTTGAGAAGAGACGCCAGCCTCAACCGACGCCTCTTCGCCTGGCTTTTGGCTGCGGATTTCGAGAAGCATCTTTTGGCCGCAGTTACAGCAGCGTTGGCCACTGAGGACGAAGATTTTTTGAAGCCCTTTAGGCTCCTAGTATCACTTTTGGACAGACCTGAGCTTGGTGGAAAAATTGTCGACCAAGCCCTCCCTGATGTTCTTAGAAAGCTGTATGGACATGAAGACGGCCCCAACAGACTTAag GCTGCGAGTTTAGTTTTTGGAGCTTTGGAGCCTGATCATGTTTGGCGGCTGGCTGGGACACTTTTCGAGACTGCAGCTGAGAATCCCTCAGAGCCTTCCAAAGACGTGAAAACCGTCGGCTCCGGCATTCCTGACGTGCACGAAGCGAGCGCCCTAACCCTCTTTTTACTGAAAACAGTGGCGTTGGACGCCTATGCTGATACCCCGACCCACCACCTGCCGAGTCTCTTCCTCAGAATCCTGGCAGCGCTGTCTAAGCACTGCGAACGTCTGCACCCGTCAGAGCTAGCTGCTGGACTGAGCCTTTGCAGACAAGTGTTGGAGCGAGTCCAGCCAGGAGGGGTCGGTAGACTGAACGACCAGGATGAGCGCACGAGCGAGGTCAGCGTCGGATCCGAGGTGAGGGAAACGGACGCCGCGCCTGACTTGACCTCGGCGGCGTCGGAGGAACTGGACGACGATGACTCCACTTTGGTCGAGCTGAGTGACTCGTTGGAAGCGGAGGCGTTGCTGGCCTCTAACAGCACTACGGAAACCACCGCTTCGATGCCGGTTATTGTCGTCAACCATGAAGAAGGCGCCTCTGAATCAACTTCGCTGCCGGTCTACACGGAAACTGAGGAGACGACTCGGCAGCAAACGTGGCCTGAAGTGACCCAAGAGATCAAGCAGCCTGCCCCCTTAATCGCCGAGTGCTTAACgcaattccaagaatttttcgtCAG ACTAGTAGCAAAAAGGGTGGTCACAGAAAACACAGACATAACCTCTGCCTTCCAACACTTGCTCAACGAGGATATTTTTGGGCATAACGACCTGGAGGCCCGTTTGCAGGAGTGCCTTGGACAAGCCGCTTCTTCGACAAGACTAACCCGACCTGGCCGAGCGACGATCAACTCGCCTCTGGCAATCGCCAGAGAAGACTGGCCGCAAGAGGCATTTATCGAAGCGTGCCGTCTCTTGGTAGAGCTTTCGTCATTTCCCTCGCTCGGCACACAACCCTTAGAAATGCCCAGTTCCCTCGAAAGCCCCTCTGCGTGGCTGCAGTCTCTTCTCGTCCTGACTGCCGGCCTTCCAAAGCCTCATGCGTTAAGGCTTTTGGCAGCTTCCACGCTTTTAGACCTTTTGGCCCTCTTGCAAGCCGTGCCAGCAAATCAG GAAACAAGTACAGGGACTGTTGCCGTCGTGATCAGACCTCCGCTAACTCCTCAGCAAGTAGAGTTTATTGCGAAAAGAACATCAGTTTTTCCGACAGCAACCAAGCTTTTGTGGGAGGACCTTGGTGCTTCTAGTCCCGCTGACCATTTGCAGTGCTCCAATTTGCTGTTGCGGCTGCACAACGCGCTGCCTGACTGTGATATTGTGGAGGATGTTCTGGCCCTGGCGCTGACTGCAGAGCATGACTCGCAAGAAGCTGCAGAAGCATTCGAGCGATTCTCCACTCTTTGGCATTTGAGCAGAGAACCTAGTGATACACCAAACACAAGATGCTTGGACAG ATGCCTTTTCAAAATGCTGGACAATTTGAAGCGGTCACCTGGCCCCCTTCGACTGCAAGCGCAAGCGTGGCTGCAACAGGCCCTCTTGAGAGGTGATACGGGCCGTCTCTTGGAGCCGCTTTTGATGGTTCTCTTGGCTCCGGGCAGTGCGAGATTAGGACTGCGGCACGCGACCGTTTCTCACTCATCCACCGTGCTGGGCCGACAGCACTCGGCTGCGAAAATTCTCGCGGTCACCTCGCAAGATGGGCACATCGTATACCACGTGTCTGACAGATCAAATCCTGTAGTCGCCAGACGTCTGTACGCTGTGTCAAGGCTGATCGGCGCTGAAGACGGCCATTGCATATCCGAGGGAAACATTCTCAGGGCTGTGGAAAAGCCGCTTGAAGTGTCCCTAACAGTTAATCCC ATGCCTGAAGGGGACGAGGTCGAGGGTGTGCTGCAAGATTTAATTTCGGCTGTGGAGGCGCAGGAACCACGGACCCCAAGCTGCACTGTCCACTCCATGCACTCGCACTTCCTGCTTTACTGCCAGGTCTACGACGCCAGAAGAGTTCTATACGCCATTGACGCTGTTAGGGGCTTGTTGTTAGCTGCCCCTCGTTCCTTTCTCTCCTCCACGGCATCGACTGGACTGGCTCTGGCTGGTGGAAGAGGACCAG ctctGGTTACGCTTCTGGCTCGGCACGCGCAGGCAGCAAACAGCGGCCAGAGCTTTTCAGGCGAACTCGCTGCTGAATGGATGGCTTCTGCCAGGAGTAGCATGTTTTTGGAGGCTGTCGTGTCTTCCCTTCTGTGGTACACTCGCAGTTTTTACCCAAACCTGGGACAAGCGAGACTAACTGAAACAGAACTATCAGCTAACAG GCAAGTCCAACTTGCAGCTGCGGAACTGCTGACTTTGATCCTCACAGAACTGGCAGCCTTGGCAAGAGACGGTGGGCGAGGTCTGGGCCAGTACCTCGGCGACCTTCTGCAGCGGTGCCGCCTGCCACAAACTGCCCTCTCATTACTGTTGGCCTCTGTGCACCGGCCGAGGCAGGAGTCATTCACCGAagaaatcctgattttcaatttgtgcgGTGGCACGGCCAACTGCCCGCAGCGGCCGCCCGCGCATGAAGAGGCCTCCCAGAGTCAACTGCTGCGCCTGGTGCTGGCCCTGGTGGTGCTGGAGGAGCAGGCTGCCAAGAGGGCTGCCACGTCCTCCGCCGAAGGGGCCACCGCGCCCACAGGCCACCGACTGACCTACGTTCCGGGCTTGCCGGTGCCCCAGCAGCCCAAATTTGTGGCCGCCGTGAGTGCCGCGCTGAAAGCCGAGCACAGTGGCCACCTGCACCAGAGCTGGACCTCCATGCTGACGGCCGCCCTTCCCTACATGGGGCCCGCGCTGCCCCACGTTGTGCTCAATGCGGCCAGTCTGGTGTGCACAAACCTGGAGCGGGTTGCCACCTTCTACAGCGAAATCGGCCCCCAGCATTGTTGTTTGCCAGCGCAGTACGTCACCACTCAGTTCGAAGCCCTGGCAGCCTTGCTGCACTTTTGCCTCCTTGAATCAGCTGCAGCTGCTTTCCAA GAAGCTCCCAAAGGCGAATCTCTGACTGAAGCTCGCAGATCTGTGTTGGCAAACATGCACCGTTTCGTCGCGTGCGCTGTCCGCTTGTGGACAGCGGTGTCCAATGCCTCCTCGGAGGGCCATGTTCTTGGATCTCCCCGATCGATACGACAGCAAATAGCGCACTTTCTGGGCCCCGTTGCGCTCCATCACAGCAATGCTTTTGTTGCCGCCATCGCCGCGGTTGCAGCTTCAAACGGCTCTGGCCAGGATGAACTCGTAGATCTTGTCTCCAGCATCAGGGTGCTGCCTCTAGAAAAACTTGTCACCACGGCCGCATCGGTGTTAAAGCAACCACCACAACTC GGACAATCAATAGAGGTCAGCCTCCTGCAATTCATCGATTGCTATCTGCAAAGAGCCACTCCCGCGCAACTGGCTGATAGTTGGTCTAGTCTTCTTTCGCTTCTCAGGGACTGCGCTGCTTTGGTCCCGCCGACGCCGTTCATGGCGCTTGATTTGCTTGGCAGTATTCTTCCGCAAGTGTCTGTGGACAAGAAGGACGCAAAGCCTGTCCAGGACACTGTTGCAAAG ttAGTGGAAACGTGTTCCGGCTTGGCTGCTTCAGGTCTGGAACAAACAACGTGGCTGCGCAGAAATTTGGCCGTACGAACTGAAGAGGAAAGTCTGGATCACAGCGTGGCGGCGTTGGCCGCCTTGGCCACGACCCTGGCGCAGCTGCTGGACGTGGCGTTCGGCAGCCAGGACAAGGAACGTGCCGCCACCCTGCTGGCTGGAGTGCTGACCCACGTTTTCCCGTACCTGCGGAACCACAGCGTCAGGAACGCACCCGCGTTCAGGGCCTGCTCCCAACTGCTGGCAGCCGTGGCCGCCTTCCAATACACCAGGCGCGCCTGGCGGAGGGAAGCGCTGGAGCTGCTGCTTGACCCTGCCTTCTTCCAAATGGAGCCCAAGTGCATGGCCTCGTGGCGTGCCATAGTTGACAGCCTGATGGACGCTGCCACATTCAGGGAACTTCTGGCCAGGGTCGGAGTTGCTCAG GGTGGTCTGTTCACGAGTAAAGAGCAAGAGTGGGAGCAGCGAGCCCAGCTTTTGAAGAGGCTGGCGTTTGTGCTTCTGTGCGGCGAGCGAGACCAGTACCACAGACAAATGCCTGACATCCAAGAGCGACTCTCCGACTGCCTTCGCATGCCTCAGGCTGGGCCGACGCTGCACGCCCAAGTCTTTCTCTGCTTCAGAGTTCTGCTTCTCCGTATGTCTGCCCACCACGTCACGTCCCTCTGGCCCGTAGTCATTTCTGAACTTGTTCAAGCCATGATGCACATGGAGCACCAACTCGCTGGCGACCG GGACAACTGTCTCAACAA CTCTCAATTGCGTCTCTTGTCCGGACTGGACGCAGCCTGGGCTCTGGACGACGGCCTCTCCCCTTCGTCTGGCCAACCCGCTTGGCTGTCCCTTCAGCTGGCAGCGTGTAAACTTCTGGACTTGATGTTGGCTGTTCCTGCTTCGACGCTGCCCCAATTTACAAT GTATCGATGGGCTTTTGTCGCTGACTTTGACAACAATCACCTGGGTCCCGGCCAGCAGGGTCCTGACTTTGTGCCACACGTCGTCCGGCTGTCCCGACTTTTAGACAATCAAGCTCCCGATTCGATGCCGTCGATGGACGCGTACCCCGGCGATCCGCTTTTGCGTCAGTCGTCCATCCAGTCTCTGCACCAGCTGCAGGGCTTTTTCTCCGCTCTGGCGTCAGGCCGGAGAACCTCGATCGAGGTACACAACTGGGACCCTGTGGCGCTGGAAGAGGCGCTGGAAATCGACTTTCTCGACCCGCTTCCGTCAAAGTGA